The genomic segment ACGAAACACCACCTCCATCCCCGCCTGCAGCAGCCACGAACAGGAGAGTCGCAGGTTAAAAAACGTCTCAACACTCGGGAGTAAAGTGTGCTGCGGCACCGACTTCTTACCTTTCGATTTTTAGAGTTCCGCGGATTTGTATTTCTTGTCGCACTTCCAATTTTTTCTCAGTTTACAAacactgacaggaaacaccacCGGAAGTGGTCCCCGGAGAGAGTCGTGATTGGTCAGATGCACAGTCACGTGACTGAGGCAGAATGGCCTACATTGGCGGCCATAATTGTAAGGGACTGGTGGTGGACAAAAGAGTAAAGTTTTAAGAAGTACATCTCCATGTGGCTAACTCTCCAGCCCTGTGGAagtattttttgtctttgtttgatcAGTGTTcacttgaaatgttttaaaacacaaaaaagccaTTGTCATTTTACATTGTTATTAGAATTAAAAgcctttattcattcatttatcaatGTCTTACCATTTCTTAGGCTAGAAACTCCTTACAGCTCGCTAAATTCAGTTAATTACAATTCTCATTTTTACCATGTAAGGGCTACACATCTGATAAATTGTGATATTGGTCACGAATCATTTCAAAATCACAAATCATTTCCCAGTCTTTCAATTTCATCAAGAAAAAAGTCTGTATCTTTCTTGGTAACAAGGGGAGAGAACACAATCACACGGAAAAAGTTGACCTTGTTTCCCAGGGGCTGGTAGCCCACCATCATAGTGCCTTGTTTCATCATGCGTTCCTTGATGACTGGAGCGACCttttaataaaattaatgaatagagaagaaaaaaagtacacAGTCAACTGTTTGATTTAGAAACGCTAAAGGGTTAAAGAGGATGGCCTAcatgtttgttagtttttttaacAAAGCATGCACACTTTAATAAGTGAAGGGTTTAATACAGATGCTTAACCTGAGTAATATATACCCAGTCCACTGATGTAATAAATACACTTACTTTTGCCAGTCTCTCCCAGTAATctgcatttccttccttccctctcaaATTGGGTGGTATAAACCAGAAGCATACATTCACAAACTCTGGCTGCCAATTGAAACAAATACAGATAGCTAATCAACATTTTGCAGGCAAAAAAGGAACTAATTTTTCTCTGTGTCCTTGAAAGATTAACTTACATCACGCAAAAGATGGAACCcctctcttttcttcatctGCTCAACCAGGTACCTGCAGGAGATTTACAAGATTATCACATTGTGTTGGATCCAAACTCAGCTCTATGCttttgttaaagatgaaatattCAGCAGTTAGCAAAGACTGTGTGACTGAGGGGAATAGATAGAAACAGTCTTAACATGCTGTGAAAGATAAATCCAAATAATCTGTCTTTCTTTGGTGTTTTGCTCACCTGACCTTCACTATCTCAAGTTCATTGGGTACTGTTGCATGTTTTATTTACCTGACATGGATAAAAGCTTTGTCCACACGCTCTGCCAAGCCAATGGAGCCAACAGCCTTCCACATCAACCACAGCTTCAGACAGTCAACATGGCGACTGCACTGTACTGACTTGTCTCCAACGTCCAGATTCATGTCGTAGAATTTGTCTTGCTGGAAGAGGTATGTGGCATTGGCGCTGTTGCACTGCTTCAACAAGTCCTTTGGACAATAGCAGAGATTAATGACCATCAAAGAAGTTTAAGTataaatccttaaaaaaaatgtttatctgGTAATTTTCAAATTGTGAAGCCAGACCGTGGTATCCTTTAGCAGCAAGACAGAACACTGCAGGCCAGCCACCAGCATCTTGTGCGGATTCCAGGCTACTGAGTTTGctcttgtcacacacacacagacacatacaaacacacgcacaaaataaaaaaatgcattgtttGTATGTTCTGTATGACCATATTGTTCTAACTTTACTCATGTACAGGCAAAATGTTGCCTTCCTTATAATGCAAAATGCATCCTCCTGTCATGCATATTAATACCTGTCAACGCCTTTCATCAGATGTCTGTGTTGCTTGGAAAAGAGCACACTCCCTCCCCAGGCAGcctgaaacaaacaacaaaacagacgTGCCTCTTCAGGTTCTAaaattttaacaaacacaacacaagccTCATGAAAACCGAGGCTTGTCAACAGACATGGATTTGTCTTCCACCGGATGACTCACGTCTACGTGCATCCAGAGCTTGTGTTTCTCACAGACATCAGCTATGTGGTACAGCGGGTCAAAGGCACCCTGCACTGTGGTTCCTGATGTGCAGCTTACATGGAACGGCACCAAACCCTGGTAGAAACAAACTGACAATGAACACAGCTTCCTTGTACTTTCTGGTTTGCAGGAATGCATcaatttgtatgttttattatatattgtgGATAATCACTGTTAAGAATTAGTACTTCATTAAACAACATTTCAGTTAGGACACTCATATCAACCTTATTAACAATTTATTGTAACAATATGAATATTGTTTGGTAGCGTGACTCTGCTCATAAGATGCTCTGGAAAAAATCTGAGAAAGCTTTACACACACTGTGCCTGAGATGACAACTCCCCCTGGCAAAGCCTGTGATACACCACATCTGAGAA from the Scomber japonicus isolate fScoJap1 chromosome 4, fScoJap1.pri, whole genome shotgun sequence genome contains:
- the csad gene encoding cysteine sulfinic acid decarboxylase — its product is MANMLPFSSDGQAKKTANLHDLNEPLINHAEGQLFLNEAFKIIVEEVLCKGTDIKQKVCEWKEPEELAQLLDLQLRETGEPQCRVLERVRDVAKYSVKTSHPRFFNQQFGGVDYHALAGRFLTEALNTNLFTYEVAPVFVLMEKEVLSGLRQLVGWTEGDGIFCPGGSTSNMYAMNLARYQRFPEVKSQGLWHLPKLAIFTSPESHYSVKKGAAFMGIGTDNVIMVKVDDGGHMSPEDLDEKIQLAKSQGLVPFHVSCTSGTTVQGAFDPLYHIADVCEKHKLWMHVDAAWGGSVLFSKQHRHLMKGVDRANSVAWNPHKMLVAGLQCSVLLLKDTTDLLKQCNSANATYLFQQDKFYDMNLDVGDKSVQCSRHVDCLKLWLMWKAVGSIGLAERVDKAFIHVRYLVEQMKKREGFHLLRDPEFVNVCFWFIPPNLRGKEGNADYWERLAKVAPVIKERMMKQGTMMVGYQPLGNKVNFFRVIVFSPLVTKKDTDFFLDEIERLGNDL